The following coding sequences lie in one Cylindrospermum stagnale PCC 7417 genomic window:
- a CDS encoding plasmid replication protein, CyRepA1 family, with translation MTIIVNSTIIGNSQERIFSQSSHNSTNLTDSYENHSQNSVLTDSYGFLASNSGSGSVSTDVHGLICGNLLALQTALNCIDFVKFRDLLKFRAIGSKAKSFTVKAVKRLYKLIKGNSVQKPLQEIKSAKTKKTETETELRAKYQTFLENYPEAKLIYKHWKDLELSGIDDGIKALNYISVEGNTTYSYILSDVEKRINTGGLTASTMRMYGHLYAGGMVCKTVDLINSRDESEWCQVKPNQPRPGKNGKPVKYEAPKGKKGNLTELYALKLPRHIKEKFCEDPLVLDGQDWGFWQYVRDKGLTIVITEGSKKAAALLSHGILAIAVSGVWLWGVSEKDGNGKVINRELIPALQYFVDVPREWVVCFDSDAKHKTVVGVSKALNSLGFAIKKQKSTVSVMSWNGAIGKGIDDVIFNAGKDYLDIIYQAKIPFIEWGTSNLNKLLIDADLLINKEKIGILDIPADRNLIFIKSDKNTGKTWAISEWLKQFSEGEQKRILAIVHRVQLGRALCEKFKLPYVDDKTEQSQIDKLVYGYGLCINSLHPFSQARFNPDSWKGAIIVLDEVCQLIWHLLTDPNMKQQRVRVFNNFKLLLNTVIKSGGKIICADADLNDIAVNFICSLIDGNKKRYIIVNEYKYKNPWKICNFTGTTPGSLVKVAFDQLKRGKKLLFCLSGQKIKAKYGSQYLSEEIKKRFPELKVLIVDGQTVADPQSPAYKCTERLNEVLLDYDVVLCTSVIETGVSIDIDRFDAVFGIFSGLQTANTVRQFLARYRKPVPRFIWISKKGLSKVGNGMIWANGILGDEKTRQAELKDYLRQNGLQEDLETGGYSFDPFTTAWAKFGAFINYTNRNYRESILNGLREEGHIICDNVLPTLDYEPIQLPSESEEKALRKEIAEGCKEAYRVDRVETTKADDIEPTQIETLKKQREMTVKERRELRKASIKQSYGVETVTEELVKADDKDLYNRLYLFYLWSKGRELMPKLDIRKYELAKKYGDGRAYLVDLKSYRNKVEALDTIDFDALLELDNFDKNNETLQECFNVILDNFWKFQKLFFPLTGKWKIEQEILENPMEMAQRIVGWVGLAFVKGKRVGSDGNRVQMWHKPACKVIDANQVCEYWYNRDLERLQKHETEKAKERELMEEMGIDSVSEFYQTVPNYEPNREELTGNESYGQAPTLDVDSYVKELQAKTKAEAKELTEFILPQTVDGFTLDDKHINVLPVVRQLVAGKVAQCREDIKALADEFLAALRESMDLRKIVAIWDIVLMDEINGQLLADCY, from the coding sequence ATGACCATTATAGTAAATTCTACCATAATTGGCAATAGCCAAGAGCGAATTTTCTCACAATCTTCTCATAATTCAACAAATTTAACTGACAGTTATGAGAATCATTCGCAAAATTCGGTTTTAACTGACAGTTACGGTTTTTTGGCTTCTAATTCCGGTTCTGGTTCTGTTTCGACCGATGTACACGGTTTAATATGCGGAAACCTATTAGCGCTACAAACCGCTTTAAACTGTATAGATTTTGTGAAATTCCGAGATTTACTGAAATTTAGAGCTATAGGAAGTAAAGCCAAATCATTTACAGTTAAGGCTGTAAAACGGCTTTATAAGCTGATAAAAGGTAATTCTGTACAGAAACCGCTACAGGAAATTAAATCAGCTAAAACCAAAAAAACCGAAACCGAAACCGAATTAAGAGCCAAATACCAAACTTTCCTAGAGAACTATCCAGAAGCCAAGTTAATTTATAAGCATTGGAAAGATTTAGAGCTTAGTGGCATTGATGACGGTATCAAGGCTTTAAATTACATTTCTGTAGAGGGCAATACTACTTACAGCTACATTTTATCTGATGTCGAAAAACGCATTAACACCGGAGGATTGACAGCTTCTACAATGCGTATGTATGGTCATTTATACGCTGGTGGGATGGTTTGTAAAACGGTTGATTTGATTAACAGCCGTGATGAATCAGAATGGTGTCAGGTCAAGCCAAACCAACCAAGACCGGGTAAAAATGGCAAGCCTGTTAAGTATGAAGCCCCAAAAGGGAAAAAAGGAAATTTAACCGAACTTTACGCGCTAAAACTTCCCAGACATATTAAAGAAAAATTCTGTGAAGATCCGTTGGTTTTAGACGGTCAAGATTGGGGATTTTGGCAATATGTGAGAGACAAGGGCTTGACCATAGTAATTACAGAAGGCAGTAAGAAAGCAGCCGCTCTACTTTCACACGGTATACTTGCAATTGCTGTATCTGGTGTATGGCTTTGGGGAGTTAGTGAGAAGGATGGGAATGGTAAAGTAATCAACCGCGAGTTAATACCAGCTTTGCAATACTTTGTAGATGTTCCTAGAGAGTGGGTTGTTTGTTTTGATTCTGATGCAAAACATAAAACAGTTGTAGGCGTTTCCAAGGCTTTAAATAGTCTTGGGTTTGCAATCAAAAAGCAAAAATCAACTGTTTCTGTAATGTCTTGGAATGGTGCTATAGGAAAGGGAATTGATGATGTAATTTTCAATGCTGGCAAGGATTATTTAGATATCATCTACCAAGCTAAAATCCCTTTTATAGAGTGGGGAACTTCAAACTTAAATAAACTTTTGATTGATGCCGATTTGCTTATTAATAAAGAGAAAATAGGCATTTTAGATATTCCGGCTGATAGAAACTTAATCTTTATCAAATCGGATAAAAACACGGGTAAAACATGGGCTATATCAGAGTGGTTGAAACAGTTTTCAGAGGGTGAACAAAAAAGAATTTTAGCTATTGTTCACCGCGTCCAGTTAGGCAGGGCTTTATGTGAAAAATTCAAACTACCCTATGTAGATGATAAAACAGAACAAAGCCAGATTGATAAATTAGTTTATGGTTACGGGCTTTGCATCAACTCTTTACATCCTTTCAGCCAAGCCAGATTTAATCCTGATAGTTGGAAGGGAGCGATTATTGTTTTAGATGAAGTTTGTCAATTAATCTGGCACTTGTTGACCGACCCCAACATGAAACAGCAACGGGTTAGAGTGTTTAACAATTTTAAATTGTTGTTAAATACTGTTATTAAATCAGGAGGTAAAATAATTTGCGCTGACGCTGACTTAAACGATATCGCGGTTAATTTCATTTGCAGTTTGATTGATGGAAACAAGAAAAGATACATCATTGTAAATGAATACAAGTACAAGAATCCTTGGAAGATTTGTAATTTCACAGGCACTACTCCCGGTTCTCTGGTAAAGGTCGCCTTTGACCAATTAAAGCGGGGTAAAAAATTATTATTCTGTCTATCAGGTCAGAAGATTAAAGCCAAGTATGGCTCTCAATATCTGTCTGAGGAAATTAAAAAAAGATTTCCAGAATTAAAGGTTTTGATTGTTGATGGTCAAACTGTAGCTGATCCACAAAGTCCCGCCTACAAATGCACTGAAAGATTAAATGAAGTATTACTTGATTATGATGTAGTTTTGTGTACATCGGTAATCGAAACCGGAGTTAGTATTGATATTGATAGATTTGACGCTGTATTTGGCATTTTTTCCGGTTTACAAACTGCTAACACTGTTAGGCAATTTTTAGCACGGTACAGAAAGCCTGTTCCTAGATTTATTTGGATTAGTAAAAAAGGTTTGAGTAAGGTTGGTAATGGGATGATTTGGGCTAATGGGATTCTCGGAGATGAGAAAACCAGACAAGCCGAATTAAAAGACTACTTACGTCAAAATGGACTACAGGAAGATTTAGAAACAGGTGGTTATTCCTTTGACCCGTTTACAACGGCTTGGGCTAAATTTGGGGCTTTCATCAACTACACCAACCGCAACTACAGAGAAAGCATTTTAAATGGTCTTAGAGAAGAAGGACACATTATTTGTGATAATGTCCTACCTACGCTTGACTACGAACCTATCCAACTACCTAGCGAAAGTGAAGAAAAGGCACTCAGAAAAGAAATTGCAGAAGGTTGTAAGGAGGCTTATAGAGTAGATCGTGTCGAAACAACCAAAGCCGATGATATAGAACCTACACAGATTGAAACCTTGAAAAAACAAAGGGAGATGACCGTCAAGGAACGTCGGGAACTTCGTAAAGCCTCTATTAAGCAATCTTACGGTGTGGAAACAGTTACGGAAGAATTAGTTAAGGCAGATGATAAGGATTTGTACAACCGTCTATACCTTTTTTATCTGTGGTCTAAGGGTCGGGAATTGATGCCCAAATTGGATATTAGAAAATACGAATTGGCTAAAAAGTACGGTGATGGTAGAGCATATTTAGTTGACCTAAAATCATACAGAAATAAAGTAGAAGCCCTTGATACTATTGACTTTGATGCCTTGCTAGAGTTGGATAACTTTGATAAAAACAACGAAACCTTACAAGAATGTTTTAATGTTATCTTAGATAATTTCTGGAAGTTCCAAAAACTATTTTTCCCGTTAACGGGAAAATGGAAAATTGAACAGGAAATCCTAGAGAATCCTATGGAAATGGCTCAAAGGATAGTAGGTTGGGTTGGGTTAGCTTTTGTCAAAGGTAAGCGTGTGGGAAGTGACGGTAATCGTGTCCAGATGTGGCATAAACCAGCGTGTAAGGTAATTGACGCTAACCAAGTTTGTGAATATTGGTACAACCGTGATTTAGAAAGACTACAGAAACACGAAACCGAGAAAGCTAAGGAACGGGAATTGATGGAAGAAATGGGTATTGATTCTGTCTCAGAATTTTATCAAACCGTGCCAAACTATGAACCAAATAGGGAAGAATTGACGGGTAATGAAAGTTATGGTCAAGCTCCTACTTTGGATGTTGACAGCTATGTTAAAGAACTTCAAGCCAAAACCAAGGCAGAAGCCAAGGAACTAACAGAGTTTATACTACCCCAAACCGTTGACGGCTTTACCCTAGATGACAAACATATCAACGTCTTACCCGTTGTAAGACAGTTGGTAGCGGGTAAAGTTGCACAATGTAGGGAAGATATTAAAGCGTTGGCTGATGAGTTCCTAGCAGCCCTTAGAGAATCTATGGATTTGAGAAAGATAGTTGCTATCTGGGATATTGTCTTGATGGATGAAATTAACGGGCAATTGTTGGCAGATTGTTACTAA